TCTCCCCAGCTCAAGGTGAAGATATCGGGAATTGGGAAAGTAAAAGAGATTTAGAAGATGGAAGTCGGAAGACTGAAGACTGAAGACTGAAGACTGAAGATATAGTTACATAGAGATAGTATTAAGGCAGCCTCGGAAGAAGCGGCCTTTTGAATGCATTAAAGTGAGCCCGCATTTCGCCAAGGCATAGCAATAAAAAGCCCCGCAGTGCGGGGCTTTTGTTGTATCTCTAAGGAGTAGTTTATGAATTCGTTGAAAAGACCAAAGTCAGTGCGGACTATGATCCGTTTAATTTGTAACTCTACATGCAATAGGAAGAACATTCGCAGTTTCCATTATGAACCACCGAACATCTTGCTACAGCAAAAAAACAGAATAACTAACGAATCTATTTATTACTGATACAGGGTTAGTAGATGTCTACTTTGGTATTAGAGGAGGTATACTTCCAAATAATCCAGCTATTTCCTGAATTTTAACAGCAGTCATCCAATCAGCCATTCCCTCTTTCCATACCAAAGTATCTTTATTTACAGTTCCTGAATTAATCAGATTTTCAATATCTTGTAAAGATACCGGCCCTTTTTGAGTTTCGCTTTGAGCATAATAATAATTGCTCTGTTTCGAAAGAGGCGGCGGGGTTTGCCTGTTTTGATTTTCCTGATTGGCCTGTTGGTTCACGTTTTGCACCATCCCCTGAGCCATAGCAAATCCCATGCCCATGCCCATCCCTTCCGATGCTCCACCCGAAGGATTATTTGCAGCATCTTCAATTGCATTTGCGGTCTGAAATTTTGTATAGCTGTTCAAATCTCCGATGATGTTCATACTTGATCTTTTATCAAGCATTGCCTCCAATTCTTCTGGAAGGGATATGTTTTCAACAAGTAGATCAATGAGTTCAATACCGTAACATTCAAATTTTGGTTTAATTTTTGCGTTACAAAATGCACTAATTTCATTATACTTTGATGAAAAATCAATAACCGGAATTTTACTTTCGGCAATAAAATCAGAAAATTCGGTAACAATAAAATTCCTAAATTGGTCTTCGATTTTTTCTATTGTGAAAACACCATCAGTTCCCGATATTTCACCCAAAAAAAGTTTCGGATCTTTAACCTTAAAACTATAATTTCCGAATGCTTTTACCCGTATTGCTCCCAATTCTGGATCTCTTATA
This portion of the Williamwhitmania taraxaci genome encodes:
- a CDS encoding SPFH domain-containing protein, coding for MGLFNSLRGELIDIIEWLDDTNKTIVHRFERHDNEIKNNAKLIVRESQTAVFVDQGKFADVFLPGTYTLSTENLPILSTLKGWKYGFDSPFKSEVYFLNTKRFTDMGWGTPNPIIIRDPELGAIRVKAFGNYSFKVKDPKLFLGEISGTDGVFTIEKIEDQFRNFIVTEFSDFIAESKIPVIDFSSKYNEISAFCNAKIKPKFECYGIELIDLLVENISLPEELEAMLDKRSSMNIIGDLNSYTKFQTANAIEDAANNPSGGASEGMGMGMGFAMAQGMVQNVNQQANQENQNRQTPPPLSKQSNYYYAQSETQKGPVSLQDIENLINSGTVNKDTLVWKEGMADWMTAVKIQEIAGLFGSIPPLIPK